A single region of the Selenomonas sp. oral taxon 920 genome encodes:
- a CDS encoding F420-0:Gamma-glutamyl ligase has translation MAELNILPVPTRILTDADDIVDAIEYYAGAQVTADDLVCCAESVVAVTQGRIARPEELKISGAACFACRFIPDYGSLASPHGMQALMDVEGKWRVLFALFAGFLGKLVGKSGLFYQWGGKEAALIDDVTGTMPPFDKCIVYGPAEPERVAARIRDRVGAFGGMIADVNDLRRSRVVGVSDGVNGELAAQLLLDNPFGNASQKTPICIIKNYRQYQETHTA, from the coding sequence ATGGCTGAGCTGAATATTCTCCCCGTTCCGACGCGGATTCTGACCGATGCAGATGACATCGTGGATGCCATCGAGTACTATGCGGGGGCACAGGTGACGGCGGATGACCTTGTCTGCTGTGCAGAGAGTGTGGTCGCCGTGACGCAGGGGCGCATCGCGCGCCCCGAGGAGCTGAAGATCTCGGGTGCCGCATGCTTTGCGTGCCGCTTCATCCCCGACTACGGCAGTCTTGCGAGTCCGCATGGAATGCAGGCACTGATGGATGTGGAGGGGAAGTGGCGCGTCCTCTTTGCGCTCTTTGCGGGATTCCTCGGCAAGCTCGTCGGCAAGAGCGGGCTCTTCTACCAGTGGGGCGGCAAGGAGGCGGCTCTCATCGATGACGTGACGGGCACGATGCCGCCATTCGATAAGTGCATCGTCTATGGTCCTGCGGAGCCGGAACGGGTTGCTGCACGGATTCGTGACCGCGTGGGGGCGTTCGGCGGAATGATTGCGGACGTGAACGATTTGAGGCGTTCACGCGTAGTCGGGGTGTCGGACGGGGTGAACGGGGAACTCGCAGCGCAGCTGCTGCTTGACAATCCGTTCGGCAATGCCTCGCAGAAGACACCCATCTGCATCATCAAGAACTATCGGCAGTATCAGGAGACCCACACGGCGTAA
- a CDS encoding metallophosphoesterase: MRIGIVSDSHGDTRMFEKMLAVPGAAEAEMWLHAGDFAPDADDLEILSEKSVARVLGNCDLFVDGVYEEAVVEVAGHRIFLTHGHLFNVRFDTAMLQEAAREAGADIAVYGHTHVALEEHGEVTVLNPGSIARPRDEQRGSFMLVDLNAGETPQVNLIRI; the protein is encoded by the coding sequence ATGAGAATCGGAATTGTCAGTGACAGTCACGGAGATACGCGCATGTTTGAAAAGATGCTTGCCGTCCCTGGTGCAGCGGAGGCAGAGATGTGGCTGCACGCGGGGGACTTTGCACCCGATGCGGACGATCTGGAGATCCTGTCGGAGAAGAGCGTTGCGCGTGTGCTTGGCAACTGCGACCTCTTCGTGGATGGGGTCTATGAGGAAGCGGTTGTCGAAGTCGCGGGGCATCGTATCTTTTTGACGCACGGTCATCTCTTCAACGTGCGCTTCGATACGGCGATGCTGCAAGAGGCAGCGCGTGAGGCGGGGGCGGACATCGCCGTATATGGGCATACGCACGTTGCTCTTGAGGAGCACGGAGAAGTCACTGTACTCAACCCCGGCAGCATTGCCCGCCCGCGTGATGAGCAGCGTGGTTCGTTCATGCTTGTGGATCTGAATGCAGGAGAGACTCCCCAGGTAAATCTCATTCGCATTTGA
- the rdgB gene encoding RdgB/HAM1 family non-canonical purine NTP pyrophosphatase has protein sequence MEEKLILIATSNAGKVREMERAFEGLPVRLVPLSRIREILPDAGEIEEPVEDGATFLENARIKARYYMEQTGLAALADDSGLSVEVLGGAPGVYSARYAGVHGDDAANNAKLIADIRARGTENAAAAYHCALVLALTAGEELAAEGVCTGFIRPEARGTEGFGYDPYFYCADGRTMAELTREEKHAISHRGAALNNMKEQLRTLFQVK, from the coding sequence ATGGAAGAAAAGCTCATACTGATTGCCACGTCGAACGCAGGAAAGGTGCGCGAGATGGAGAGGGCGTTCGAGGGACTGCCCGTACGACTCGTGCCGCTCTCGCGCATCCGTGAAATCTTGCCGGATGCGGGGGAGATCGAGGAGCCTGTGGAGGACGGCGCGACCTTTTTGGAGAACGCGCGGATTAAGGCGCGTTACTACATGGAGCAGACGGGGCTCGCTGCGCTTGCCGATGACTCGGGGCTCTCTGTGGAGGTGCTGGGCGGTGCTCCCGGTGTTTACTCGGCACGCTATGCGGGCGTGCACGGTGATGACGCGGCGAACAATGCGAAGCTGATTGCGGACATTCGGGCACGCGGTACAGAGAATGCGGCTGCCGCCTATCACTGCGCGCTCGTTCTTGCACTTACGGCTGGGGAGGAGCTCGCCGCAGAGGGCGTGTGTACGGGCTTTATCCGTCCCGAGGCGCGGGGGACGGAGGGCTTTGGGTATGACCCGTATTTCTACTGTGCGGACGGACGCACGATGGCAGAGCTGACCCGCGAGGAGAAGCATGCGATCAGCCATCGCGGCGCGGCGCTGAACAATATGAAAGAGCAGCTGCGCACTCTCTTTCAAGTGAAATGA
- a CDS encoding fumarate hydratase, whose amino-acid sequence MRELSAQAITENVAEMCKEAAYYLPNDVYEGLKKGRETEESPVGKVVLDQIIRNAEIAREEDRPYCQDTGMTIVFVEVGQDLHITGGLLEDAINEGIAKGYTEGYLRKSVVAEPLFNRKNTQNNTPGVIYTKIVAGDKLSITIAPKGFGSENKSGVKMLVPADGVEGVKKAVMEIIQHAGPNPCPPEVVGVGIGGTMDQAALLSKKALTRPIDQRHPMPEYAKLEGELLEMINKTGIGPQLGGTTTALAVNIEWGATHIAGLPVAVTICCHALRHAHRVL is encoded by the coding sequence TTGCGAGAGCTAAGCGCACAAGCAATCACGGAGAACGTCGCCGAGATGTGCAAAGAAGCGGCGTACTATCTCCCGAATGATGTCTACGAGGGACTCAAAAAGGGGCGAGAGACGGAGGAGTCACCCGTAGGAAAGGTCGTTTTGGATCAGATCATCCGCAACGCCGAGATCGCGCGCGAAGAGGATCGTCCGTATTGCCAGGATACGGGCATGACGATTGTGTTCGTGGAGGTCGGGCAGGATCTCCATATCACAGGCGGTCTCCTTGAGGATGCCATCAACGAGGGCATTGCCAAGGGCTATACGGAGGGGTATCTGCGCAAGTCGGTTGTCGCGGAGCCGCTCTTTAACCGCAAGAACACGCAGAACAACACGCCGGGAGTCATCTACACGAAGATCGTTGCGGGCGACAAGCTCAGCATCACGATTGCGCCGAAGGGCTTCGGTTCGGAAAACAAGTCCGGCGTCAAGATGCTTGTTCCTGCGGACGGCGTGGAGGGTGTGAAAAAGGCGGTCATGGAGATCATCCAGCACGCAGGCCCGAATCCGTGTCCGCCTGAGGTGGTCGGTGTCGGGATCGGCGGCACGATGGATCAGGCGGCACTCCTCTCGAAGAAGGCACTTACGCGTCCGATCGACCAGCGTCATCCGATGCCCGAGTATGCAAAACTCGAGGGTGAGCTCCTCGAGATGATCAACAAGACGGGCATCGGACCGCAGCTTGGCGGCACGACAACCGCACTTGCCGTGAACATTGAATGGGGCGCGACGCACATCGCGGGCCTCCCCGTTGCGGTGACGATCTGCTGCCATGCCCTCCGGCATGCGCATCGCGTCCTGTAA
- the rph gene encoding ribonuclease PH, which yields MPRRDLRRADQLRPVRIERGYQRYPAGSALIEMGHTRVLCAATVEERVPFFLKGTGTGWVTAEYSMLPGAGTERTAREAMRGHQTGRTQEIQRLIGRALRAVVDTQALGERTIHIDCDVLQADGGTRTASITGAFVALVEACATFYTKHGVFPVRDYVAAVSVGVSAENTPLLDICYEEDSAAMVDMNLVMTGAGAFVEVQGTGEGRSFSRTEMNVLLDLGEHGIRELIDHQKTALGTVLSWLPGREG from the coding sequence ATGCCAAGAAGAGATCTGAGGCGTGCCGACCAGCTGCGCCCCGTGCGGATCGAGCGCGGCTATCAGCGCTATCCTGCAGGCTCCGCCCTCATTGAGATGGGACATACGCGCGTCCTGTGTGCGGCGACGGTCGAGGAGCGTGTGCCGTTCTTTCTGAAAGGCACGGGGACGGGCTGGGTGACGGCGGAGTATTCCATGCTTCCCGGTGCGGGCACGGAGCGTACGGCGCGCGAGGCGATGCGCGGACATCAGACGGGGCGGACGCAGGAGATTCAACGGCTCATCGGGCGTGCTCTGCGCGCAGTGGTAGATACACAGGCACTCGGTGAGCGCACGATCCACATTGACTGCGATGTCCTGCAGGCGGATGGGGGGACGCGCACGGCGTCGATCACGGGTGCCTTTGTCGCACTTGTGGAGGCGTGTGCAACATTTTACACGAAGCACGGGGTCTTTCCCGTGCGTGACTACGTGGCGGCGGTCAGTGTCGGCGTGAGTGCGGAGAACACGCCGCTCCTCGACATTTGCTATGAGGAGGATTCTGCCGCGATGGTGGATATGAATCTTGTCATGACGGGTGCGGGAGCGTTTGTCGAAGTGCAGGGAACAGGCGAAGGCCGTTCGTTCTCGCGCACGGAGATGAATGTACTGCTCGATCTTGGAGAACACGGGATACGCGAGCTCATCGACCATCAAAAGACGGCGCTCGGCACCGTGCTTTCATGGCTGCCGGGGCGGGAGGGATAG